The genomic interval AATAGAAATCAAATTCCTATTGGCTCATTTTGGTTATTATTACAACAACTATTTCTTATAATACTTTCTATATTTTGGATAAGTAATCGCTCCAATTACCGAAATCCCGCCTAACATATAGTAAATCCAATCTAGTGATTTGGCTTCACCACTTGCGTAAGAGTGTAATCCTACCAAGTGAAAGTTCACCCCATAATACGTAAACAAAATGGAAACAAAAGCAAACATACTCATCAGGTTAAAGATCCATTTCCCTCTTAGTGACGGAACAAATCGAGCGTGAATCACAAAGGCATACACCATAATACTAATTAAAGCCCAAGTTTCCTTTGGATCCCATCCCCAGTAGCGTCCCCAGCTTTCATTGGCCCATTGTCCTCCAAGGAAGTTTCCTATGGTTAACATTATCAATCCAATTGTCAAGGCCAACTCATTTATATAGGTAATCTCTTGAATATTCAAATCCATTTTGGTTTTGTTCTTTTCGTTGGTAAAAAAGATTAGCAATAACGAAACAAAACCTAAAATCATTCCTAAGGCAAACGGCCCGTAACTCGCCACAATCACTGCTACGTGAATCATCAACCAATACGAATTCAATACCGGCTGTAAATTGGCAATTTCTGGGTCAATCCAGTTCATGTAAGCTGCCATCAAAATCATTGCAGAAACAAAAGCAGATGAAGCTACGGTTAATTTTGATTTAATATCAAAAGCCAAACCAAAGAACATCGTTGCCCAGGCAATATAAATAATCGATTCGTACGCATTACTCCAAGGCGCATGTCCTGAAATGTACCAACGTGCGATCAATCCCAAAGTGTGTAATCCAAACAACAAACCTATAATAACGTGCATCGTGTTCACCGCTATATTCAAAATCTTACGCTCTTTGAAAATTTGTATGATAGTAAAAAACAACATTAAAATAGATGCGTAGATATACCAATAAGAAAGGTTTTGAAACACATCGTATTTGTTATATAAAATCTCAGCAGTTACTTTATCTTCAGACGGCATTACTTTAGTTCCAAATTTACGTTGAAAACCATGTAAGCTTTCCAATAATTCATCGGCATTTTTATAGTCGCTAGATATTGAAGCATTGTTTAAAGAACCAAAATACAAAGGCAAAATACTCTTTGTATAAGTAGAATCCATCCCCTTTAATCCTGCGTGTTCTGTCTCCAAATACGAAATCCATTTATTGTTGGCATCACTAGGTATTGGGAAAATTTTCATAATAGAACCACTCAAAGCCGATTCCATCAAGTTCACTTTTTTATCTGTTTCTACAAAATCCTTTTGGAACTGATTTGGGTTTGCCGTTTTATAAGCATCATCTAGATAAGGCGATAATTTGTAATTCCCTTTTTCATCAAAAAAGGCAATAAAAGGTGCATATTTTGCTTTTGCATCAATTCCAATTATTTTTCGAATACTATCATTTCCTGATTTTATATAAATAATAGGTACTTCTATCCATAGTTTAGCATATTGCGACATTGACAAAAATACTTGATCAGAATTCAATCCCTTATAATCATTTGCATGACTAACTTTTCGCAACAACTCCGATGCAAAAGTATTAATTGGTTTCATTCTTCCACCGGCATCTTGCACGACCAAACGACCAAATTTAGCCGCATGTTCAGGAGATACTTTGAACCTCGTAATCAACGAATCCAATTCTTTTTCCGTTGGTCTTCTTTGTACATGAGCACTGCTCGAGCTTTGTGTTTGCTCTTGTGCATGATCATGGTCGTGCCCATCCTCGTGGTCATGATCATGCGTTTGTGCAAAGCCATTAAAACTCAATACCAATACAAGAATCGTAATTAATTTTGCTTTTTTCTCTTTCACCACTTCCAGTTTGCGTTTGATATCAGCAAAACGAGAATGTTTGGTAAACATAATTGCCATCATAGCAAAGAACAACATAAAATACCCAAAATAAGTAATATTCGTTCCCCAAAAGTCGTGGTTTACAGACAATACGGTCCCTTTTTCGTCAGGGTCAAATGACGATTGAAAAAAGCGGTAGCCTCTATAATCCAAAATGTTATTCATAAAAATATGAGCATCAAAAGTTTCCGTATCTTGTACCGTTACCAAACTTTCAAAAGACGAATAACTCTTCTCCGTACCCGGATATTTCTTAGCAATAAAATCGTTTAGTTTTATTTTAAACGGCAATTCATACGCCTTACTACCGTAAAAAATACTGTAATCCTTGTTACCAATTTTTACCGTTTTGGACTCCCCTACTTTCCCTTTTGAGCCAGTAAGCGTTACCATTTTCTCTTGCCCTTCGGCAATTACTTTTACAATCAGCGCATTGTCGCCACCTTTGGCTTTGTAATCTTTTTTTGACTCATAAGCAATCACACCTTTTACAGGCATATCTGGCAATACAAAACGCATTTCGCCTATGCTGTATAACGAGCGCATCATTAACGGCTGCACATTATCTTTGGTCACTTTTCCTTGCAATTTATCTGCCATTCGCATAAAATCACCTTCAAACGGAGTCTGAATCGTAAAGGCCGTACCTGTAGTATTGATGTTGATAGCACCATCGGTCTGCTTGTTCAACGAGAATAAAACGTTGTGAATATTCTGCACCTCGCCCTCTTTCAAGAAATGTTCATGACGCCCACCATCACCGGCTTCGACAATCTTCATATACAAAATACCGTTTTTATCTTCCTTGATATACTCAGTGGCATTCATGATAAAATCTTGGTATTCTACCGCAAAAGGTGTTTCATCAAATTTCCCCGTAAGCGCAAAGTCATTGTTAGTAGCAGGCGAAAGCAACACTGGTTTGTCAAAAACCCTACGTTTCATTTCCCCCTTGTATTCCCCATCTACAAAAACAGTCAAAAAAGTTTTGTCCGAGTAAAACTGGTTTTCGGCAGCGCCTTCCCGTATTGGCATCACCCCTTCAAAACTAATGTAACGTGTCACAAAAGCCCCCATCAGGATAAATACAAAAGCCAAATGCAGCATCAAAGTCGCCCATTTCTCTTTTTTCCACAATTGGTAGCGCTTGATATTTCCGGCGAAATTAATCATAAAGAACACCATAATTCCCTCAAACCACCAAGCATTATATACTAAAATTCGAGCTGTATCCGTATTGTACTTGCTTTCAATAAAAGTTCCCGTAGCCATAGCAATTGCAAAAGTCAAAAAAAGCACCGCCATCAGTCGGGTCGAAAACAAGAAAGAAACTATTTTTTTATCCATTATTTGAGGAATATTATAAATTTTAAAAGTGCAACAAAAGTACTCAAAAATGTTCAGTTTGCCCGACGCTCAGTTGTTAATTTAATCCAAAAATAAGCGTATTTA from Flavobacterium ovatum carries:
- the ccsA gene encoding cytochrome c biogenesis protein CcsA; this encodes MDKKIVSFLFSTRLMAVLFLTFAIAMATGTFIESKYNTDTARILVYNAWWFEGIMVFFMINFAGNIKRYQLWKKEKWATLMLHLAFVFILMGAFVTRYISFEGVMPIREGAAENQFYSDKTFLTVFVDGEYKGEMKRRVFDKPVLLSPATNNDFALTGKFDETPFAVEYQDFIMNATEYIKEDKNGILYMKIVEAGDGGRHEHFLKEGEVQNIHNVLFSLNKQTDGAININTTGTAFTIQTPFEGDFMRMADKLQGKVTKDNVQPLMMRSLYSIGEMRFVLPDMPVKGVIAYESKKDYKAKGGDNALIVKVIAEGQEKMVTLTGSKGKVGESKTVKIGNKDYSIFYGSKAYELPFKIKLNDFIAKKYPGTEKSYSSFESLVTVQDTETFDAHIFMNNILDYRGYRFFQSSFDPDEKGTVLSVNHDFWGTNITYFGYFMLFFAMMAIMFTKHSRFADIKRKLEVVKEKKAKLITILVLVLSFNGFAQTHDHDHEDGHDHDHAQEQTQSSSSAHVQRRPTEKELDSLITRFKVSPEHAAKFGRLVVQDAGGRMKPINTFASELLRKVSHANDYKGLNSDQVFLSMSQYAKLWIEVPIIYIKSGNDSIRKIIGIDAKAKYAPFIAFFDEKGNYKLSPYLDDAYKTANPNQFQKDFVETDKKVNLMESALSGSIMKIFPIPSDANNKWISYLETEHAGLKGMDSTYTKSILPLYFGSLNNASISSDYKNADELLESLHGFQRKFGTKVMPSEDKVTAEILYNKYDVFQNLSYWYIYASILMLFFTIIQIFKERKILNIAVNTMHVIIGLLFGLHTLGLIARWYISGHAPWSNAYESIIYIAWATMFFGLAFDIKSKLTVASSAFVSAMILMAAYMNWIDPEIANLQPVLNSYWLMIHVAVIVASYGPFALGMILGFVSLLLIFFTNEKNKTKMDLNIQEITYINELALTIGLIMLTIGNFLGGQWANESWGRYWGWDPKETWALISIMVYAFVIHARFVPSLRGKWIFNLMSMFAFVSILFTYYGVNFHLVGLHSYASGEAKSLDWIYYMLGGISVIGAITYPKYRKYYKK